A genomic region of Vitis vinifera cultivar Pinot Noir 40024 chromosome 7, ASM3070453v1 contains the following coding sequences:
- the LOC100241158 gene encoding large ribosomal subunit protein eL32z, whose amino-acid sequence MAVPLLSKRIVKKRVKKFKRPQSDRKVSVESNWRRPKGIDSQVRRKFKGCVLMPNIGYGSDKKTRHYLPNGFKKFVVHNVQELELLMMHNRTYCAEIAHNISTRKRKDIVERAAQLDVVVTNKLARLRSQEDE is encoded by the exons ATGGCTGTTCCCTTGCTCTCCAAGAGGATAGTGAAGAAGAGGGTCAAAAAGTTCAAGAGGCCCCAAAGTGATCGAAAGGTTTCTGTGGAG TCTAACTGGCGAAGGCCCAAGGGAATTGATTCTCAGGTGAGGAGGAAGTTCAAGGGATGTGTTCTCATGCCCAACATTGGTTATGGTTCAGACAAGAAGACTCGCCATTATCTCCCCAATGGATTTAAGAAATTTGTTGTGCACAATGTACAAGAGCTTGAACTTTTGATGATGCACAACAG AACTTACTGTGCTGAGATAGCGCACAATATTTCAACCCGGAAGAGGAAGGACATTGTTGAGCGTGCAGCACAGCTGGATGTTGTTGTTACCAACAAATTGGCCAGGTTGCGCAGCCAGGAGGATGAGTAA